The proteins below are encoded in one region of Methanofollis aquaemaris:
- the metG gene encoding methionine--tRNA ligase: MSGKPLLVTCGLPYTNGPCHLGHLRTYVPADFYVRYLRRCGEDVVFICGSDNHGTPIVISAEQEGTTPRDLAMRYHAHFDETFKRMEITFDHFGMTDDEMNHRQTQAMVQALIDNGYVYSETIQQSYCTTCKRFLPDRYVEGVCPYCGAEARGDECDRGCGRHLEPGEIKNPICKVCGSPAEMREQEHYFFKLGEFQQFLLDHLSHLGGTANARNYATGWVREELHDWCITRTLDWGVKFPGRDDLVVYVWVDAPIGYISFTREWAEETGNDWKRYWCGDGDIVHFIGSDIIYHHCIFWPALLSGAGYGTPSAVVASGMVKIDDQKFSKSRGYVVWTNEDYLDQGLPADYLRYYLLSYTSHTKELNFSWKVFQERVNSEIVNTLGNFLYRTLHFAQKFFGGVPAGTAAPEVTAEIERSLAAVDHAVREYEFKGAVDAMMALAAYGNTHIQNHAPWKLIKEDREAAAQVIVDCLQVAKALTLLVEPVLPEAAQRAWEMLGHEDSVSTHPVSEGLAPVQEGALPAPSPLFARLEDDQVAVLEKILEGRVAEAKKKELKTMTEANQISIDDFATMDLRVARVLAAEPVKGSKKLLKIQVDLGEEQRQVVSGIAPFYDPEDLVGKNVVMIANLKPAKIFGIESNGMILAAGEEASLLTPLRDVKPGTKIC, from the coding sequence ATGAGTGGCAAACCGTTGCTGGTGACATGCGGCCTCCCTTATACGAACGGCCCCTGTCACCTCGGGCATCTCCGGACCTATGTCCCGGCTGACTTTTATGTCAGATATCTCCGCCGCTGCGGGGAGGACGTGGTCTTCATCTGCGGGTCTGACAACCATGGCACGCCGATCGTGATCAGCGCCGAGCAGGAGGGCACGACCCCCCGCGACCTCGCCATGCGCTACCACGCGCACTTCGACGAGACCTTCAAGCGCATGGAGATCACCTTCGACCACTTCGGGATGACCGACGACGAGATGAACCACCGGCAGACGCAGGCAATGGTCCAGGCCCTGATCGACAACGGGTATGTCTACTCCGAGACGATCCAGCAGAGTTACTGCACCACCTGCAAGCGGTTCCTCCCCGACCGGTACGTGGAGGGCGTCTGCCCGTACTGCGGCGCCGAGGCGCGGGGCGACGAGTGCGACCGGGGCTGCGGGCGCCACCTGGAGCCCGGCGAGATCAAGAACCCGATCTGCAAGGTCTGCGGGTCGCCGGCCGAGATGCGCGAGCAGGAGCACTACTTCTTCAAACTCGGCGAGTTTCAGCAGTTTCTCCTCGACCATCTCAGCCACCTCGGCGGCACGGCCAATGCCCGCAACTATGCCACCGGGTGGGTGCGGGAAGAACTGCACGACTGGTGCATCACCCGCACCCTCGACTGGGGCGTGAAGTTCCCCGGCCGCGACGACCTGGTCGTCTATGTCTGGGTGGACGCCCCCATCGGCTACATCTCCTTCACCAGGGAGTGGGCCGAGGAGACCGGGAACGACTGGAAGCGGTACTGGTGCGGCGACGGCGATATCGTCCACTTCATCGGCAGCGACATCATCTACCACCACTGCATCTTCTGGCCGGCCCTGCTCAGCGGTGCCGGTTACGGCACGCCCTCTGCGGTCGTGGCCTCAGGGATGGTCAAGATCGACGACCAGAAGTTCTCGAAGTCGCGGGGGTACGTGGTCTGGACGAACGAGGACTACCTGGACCAGGGCCTCCCCGCCGACTATCTCCGCTACTATCTCCTCTCGTACACCAGCCACACCAAGGAACTGAACTTCTCCTGGAAGGTCTTCCAGGAGCGGGTGAACTCTGAGATCGTCAACACCCTCGGCAACTTCCTGTACCGCACGCTCCACTTTGCCCAGAAGTTCTTCGGCGGGGTGCCGGCGGGGACGGCGGCGCCCGAGGTGACGGCCGAGATCGAGCGGTCGCTTGCGGCCGTCGACCACGCGGTGCGGGAGTACGAGTTCAAGGGTGCGGTCGACGCCATGATGGCCCTGGCCGCCTACGGGAACACCCATATCCAGAACCACGCCCCCTGGAAGTTGATCAAGGAGGACCGCGAGGCCGCCGCCCAGGTCATCGTCGACTGTCTCCAGGTGGCCAAGGCTCTCACTCTCCTGGTCGAACCGGTGCTGCCCGAGGCCGCCCAGCGGGCCTGGGAGATGCTCGGCCACGAGGACTCTGTCTCGACCCATCCGGTCAGCGAAGGACTTGCACCGGTGCAGGAGGGCGCTCTCCCCGCGCCGTCGCCGCTCTTTGCCAGACTCGAGGACGATCAGGTTGCCGTCCTTGAGAAGATCCTCGAAGGCCGCGTCGCAGAAGCGAAGAAGAAGGAACTGAAAACTATGACCGAAGCAAACCAGATCTCTATCGATGACTTTGCGACGATGGACCTGCGGGTCGCCCGCGTCCTCGCCGCCGAACCGGTGAAGGGTTCGAAGAAACTTCTCAAGATCCAGGTCGACCTTGGAGAGGAGCAGCGCCAGGTGGTCTCGGGCATCGCGCCGTTCTATGATCCTGAAGACCTCGTCGGCAAGAACGTGGTGATGATCGCCAACCTCAAGCCCGCAAAGATCTTCGGGATCGAGAGCAACGGCATGATCCTGGCCGCCGGCGAGGAGGCCTCCCTCCTGACGCCCCTCAGGGACGTCAAGCCGGGGACGAAGATCTGCTAA
- a CDS encoding GNAT family N-acetyltransferase encodes MYPSSPILSMERECVIRRMERADVDFAVGLAREEGWNPGLHDAGAFYAQDPEGFFIGEADGEPVACSSMVCYDDEFAFWGLLIVKPEYRGLGYGLAVTRAAFAHAGGRAIGADGVVAMQPKYRDRFGFALHYRNIRFRGMGGGEMPEGLVPISEVPFEEVVAYDAEIFRAGRPRFLAPWLAQEGATALAALGADRRLQGYGVVRPCFEGYKIGPLFADSPATAGTLLDGLAASVPGEAYFFDVPEPNAAALALTEARGMEQVFETARIYLGPAPAVPLDRVFGVTTFELG; translated from the coding sequence ATGTACCCCTCCTCTCCCATCCTCTCCATGGAGAGAGAGTGTGTCATCAGGCGAATGGAGCGCGCCGATGTCGACTTTGCCGTCGGCCTCGCACGGGAGGAGGGGTGGAACCCCGGCCTCCACGATGCGGGGGCCTTCTATGCCCAGGATCCTGAGGGTTTTTTTATCGGTGAGGCGGACGGCGAACCGGTCGCCTGTTCCTCGATGGTGTGCTACGACGATGAGTTTGCCTTCTGGGGGCTCCTGATCGTCAAGCCCGAATACCGCGGCCTGGGTTATGGGCTTGCTGTCACCAGGGCCGCCTTCGCCCATGCCGGCGGCCGGGCGATCGGCGCCGACGGGGTCGTGGCCATGCAGCCGAAGTACCGCGACCGGTTCGGGTTTGCCCTCCATTACCGGAACATCAGGTTCCGGGGTATGGGAGGGGGGGAGATGCCCGAGGGACTGGTTCCGATCTCCGAGGTGCCGTTCGAGGAGGTCGTCGCCTACGACGCCGAAATCTTCCGGGCCGGGCGCCCGCGGTTCCTTGCTCCATGGCTCGCGCAGGAGGGAGCGACCGCCCTCGCCGCGCTGGGGGCCGACCGGAGACTGCAGGGATACGGCGTCGTCAGGCCGTGCTTCGAGGGCTACAAGATCGGTCCGCTCTTCGCCGACTCGCCGGCGACCGCCGGGACGCTTCTCGACGGCCTGGCGGCCTCGGTCCCCGGCGAGGCGTACTTCTTCGACGTCCCCGAACCGAACGCCGCCGCCCTCGCCCTCACCGAAGCGCGGGGGATGGAGCAGGTCTTCGAGACCGCACGGATCTATCTCGGCCCGGCGCCGGCCGTCCCCCTGGACCGGGTCTTCGGCGTCACGACCTTTGAACTCGGATGA
- a CDS encoding DHH family phosphoesterase: MVSVIEGRKTTDEDIVAAVEGRKNGILHLTHNDLDAAGADAIHRMVYGKITTIFASVGRYDSTLALIAGLPGRGDVLSISDLGYKRGVEASAKAAAANGWKIEWRDHHRWTDAEADLVRPHCALLTIDTSVCATGIVAKDLRPGDSAAVEVARVVCDYDLWKKEDPRADVLGLVTQRRHLLPHIRNLLSQGKFTDRKVEEIYAEIRAEMDAAIGASISEAKIYREKYTIAFAPLHGYPSETAHAIRDALGTDIEVIVSKNGRFSIRSVPPVSHLIARKFGGGGHPNAAGGSFTFSLMDRFFFWLLKRNRHFKELVKVAEVI; this comes from the coding sequence ATGGTAAGCGTCATCGAAGGGAGGAAGACCACCGACGAGGATATTGTCGCCGCTGTGGAGGGGCGGAAGAACGGGATCCTCCACCTCACGCACAACGACCTCGACGCCGCCGGCGCCGATGCCATCCACCGGATGGTGTACGGGAAGATCACCACGATCTTCGCATCGGTCGGGCGGTATGACTCGACCCTTGCACTCATCGCCGGACTCCCTGGCCGCGGTGACGTCCTCTCGATCAGCGACCTCGGGTACAAAAGAGGGGTCGAAGCCTCGGCGAAGGCCGCGGCCGCGAACGGATGGAAGATCGAGTGGCGGGACCACCACCGGTGGACCGATGCCGAGGCCGATCTGGTCAGGCCGCACTGCGCCCTTCTCACCATCGACACCTCGGTCTGCGCCACCGGGATCGTCGCAAAGGATCTTCGGCCGGGGGACAGTGCAGCCGTGGAGGTGGCCAGGGTCGTCTGCGACTACGACCTCTGGAAGAAAGAGGATCCCCGCGCCGACGTCCTCGGGCTCGTCACTCAGCGCCGCCACCTCCTTCCGCATATCAGAAACCTTCTCTCGCAGGGGAAGTTCACTGATCGGAAGGTCGAGGAGATCTATGCGGAGATCAGGGCCGAGATGGACGCCGCCATCGGGGCCAGCATCAGTGAGGCGAAGATCTACCGGGAGAAATACACCATCGCCTTCGCTCCCCTCCACGGCTACCCCTCGGAGACCGCCCACGCCATCAGGGACGCCCTCGGCACCGACATCGAGGTGATCGTTTCCAAAAACGGGCGCTTCTCTATCCGATCGGTCCCGCCGGTCAGCCATCTCATCGCCCGCAAGTTCGGGGGCGGCGGGCACCCCAACGCCGCCGGCGGGAGTTTCACCTTCTCTCTTATGGACCGCTTTTTCTTCTGGCTCCTGAAGCGCAACCGCCACTTCAAGGAACTCGTCAAAGTCGCTGAAGTTATTTGA
- a CDS encoding dihydrofolate reductase family protein, with the protein MLLDVIIHTSMSIDGAVTGFLPDIGLHYEVAAEFTPDAMLVGSMTAVSGVERYLEEVPPEEVGDLERPAVHAGDTRPLWVFVDSRGKLHGLLHVYRRSEYCRDIVVLVAEETPAAYLEYLSARDYPIIRAGGERVDLRTALEALHNRFGVQIVVSDSGERLNSALLEAGLVKTLSLVLTPTLAGRGAKHLFESLDEKRENFVLERFGEVGDGCVHLVYRVG; encoded by the coding sequence ATGCTGCTAGACGTGATCATCCATACGAGCATGAGCATCGACGGTGCGGTCACCGGATTTCTGCCCGACATCGGCCTCCACTACGAGGTCGCCGCAGAGTTCACGCCCGACGCCATGCTGGTCGGGTCGATGACCGCCGTGAGCGGCGTCGAGCGCTACCTGGAGGAAGTCCCGCCCGAAGAGGTCGGGGACCTGGAACGGCCCGCGGTGCACGCAGGAGACACCCGCCCCCTCTGGGTCTTCGTAGACAGCAGAGGAAAACTGCACGGCCTTCTCCATGTCTACCGGCGCTCCGAATACTGCCGGGACATCGTCGTCCTCGTCGCCGAAGAGACGCCGGCGGCGTACCTCGAGTACCTCAGCGCACGCGACTACCCCATCATCAGGGCGGGGGGAGAGCGGGTCGACCTGCGAACCGCCCTGGAGGCGCTGCACAACCGGTTCGGCGTGCAGATTGTCGTCTCGGACAGCGGCGAGCGGTTGAACTCCGCACTCCTGGAGGCCGGTCTGGTGAAGACCCTCAGTCTCGTCCTCACCCCCACGCTCGCCGGCCGCGGCGCAAAGCACCTCTTCGAGAGCCTGGACGAGAAGAGAGAGAATTTTGTTCTGGAGCGGTTCGGCGAAGTGGGCGACGGGTGCGTCCATCTCGTCTACCGGGTCGGGTGA
- a CDS encoding fluoride efflux transporter FluC — protein sequence MLLIGTGRFAGALLRYEISGWLHEGYASFPVGTLGVNVLGCFALSWVSYIAEYTGVVSEEMRIFLTVGLLGAFTTMSTFGLESFRRLEDDNLFGFGAYIGATLLLTVLALYAGRGCAGAVAAAL from the coding sequence TTGCTGCTTATCGGGACCGGCAGGTTTGCCGGTGCATTGTTGCGTTACGAGATCAGCGGATGGCTCCATGAAGGGTATGCCTCCTTCCCTGTCGGGACGCTTGGAGTAAATGTGCTCGGCTGTTTTGCGCTCAGCTGGGTGAGTTATATTGCCGAGTATACCGGCGTGGTGAGCGAGGAGATGCGGATCTTCCTGACCGTCGGGCTCCTCGGGGCCTTCACGACGATGTCGACCTTCGGGCTGGAGTCGTTCAGGCGCCTTGAGGACGACAATCTCTTCGGCTTTGGGGCCTATATAGGGGCGACGCTCCTGCTGACCGTCCTCGCGCTCTATGCCGGGCGGGGATGTGCCGGCGCGGTGGCGGCGGCACTCTGA